A genome region from Solanum pennellii chromosome 12, SPENNV200 includes the following:
- the LOC107006327 gene encoding uncharacterized protein LOC107006327 → MAAPLNLEEDSELWDIVLDGPFIPMIEEKDGEKTSLVPKPRQNYDEAACESAKEIWDCLKTAHEGTEQVKESKIDMLTSRYENFQMKEGETIHEMFTKFSSITNELRSLGEPISMSKQLRKVLRILPKSWESKVDVITEAKDLKVLTMNAFIGNLKTHEMNRNHDSSKKEVKKDKSLMLKFQKIVRKNKGFKRGTNGPGNSTQGDTCYKCGKDGHFIRECPLLKNENKEHQKPRSDKQKRRDLVLGKSARKVAADYVVKKALAAWGDSSSDSEDPDEPNDVSMVAVHEEETIFNEITLAKVMIDYVIELTSEGDIMNAELDSLTEKKVKLEEKMSKMVSLESDNTELKNQLNQITEDAEKLNGMSNGLQVEIQEKLKNSEKNLGLSLEKSSKLEKDIVKLMEELEKSLKWTKSSKLLSNATNQSNFNKKGLGSLNITPPFNPHRKYVFVSDNLLCLHCGKNGHLKRECAGWRNSYERLSNYDERENLPKERPGPPKHVSTDRFS, encoded by the exons atggctgctccacttaATCTAGAAGAAG ATAGTGAGTTATGGGATATCGTACTGGATGGACCGTTTATACCAATGATAGAAGAAAAGGATGGAGAGAAAACCAGTCTTGTTCCAAAGCCTAGACAGAACTACGATGAAGCTG CTTGTGAGTCTGCTAAAGAAATTTGGGATTGTTTAAAGACAgctcatgaaggaactgaacaagtcaaagaatcaAAGATTGATATGCTTACCTCACGATATGAAAACTTCCAAATGAAGGAGGGAGAAACCATTCATGAGATGTTTACAAAATTTTCCTCCATTACTAATGAGCTGAGAAGTCTTGGTGAACCTATTAGCATGAGCAAACAACTCAGAAAAGTACTTCGAATTCTTCCAAAATCCTGGGAAAGCAAGGTTGATGTCATCACAGAAGCTAAAGATTTGAAGGTGCTGACAATGAATGCTTTCATTGGAAATCTGAAGACACATGAGATGAATAGAAATCATGATTCATCTAAGAAGGAAGTCAAAAAGGATAAGTCATTAATGCTGAA atttcaaaaaattgtgagaaAGAACAAAGGTTTTAAAAGAGGAACAAATGGTCCTGGAAATTCTACTCAAGGTGATACAtgctacaagtgtggaaaagATGGACACTTTATTAGAGAGTGTCCTCTGCTCAAAAATGAAAACAAGGAACATCAAAAACCAAGAAGTGACAAACAGAaaagaagggacctggtactcgGTAAGAGTGCTCGAAAGGTTGCTGCTGACTATGTGGTCAAAAAGGCTCTTGCTGCTTGGGGTGATTCTTCAAGTGATTCAGAAGATCCTGATGAACCAAATGATGTGTCTATGGTGGCTGTGCATGAAGAGGAAACCattttcaatgaaat aacgtTGGCAAAGGTTATGATTGATTATGTAATTGAGTTAACTTCTGAAGGAGACATCATGAATGCTGAACTTGACAGTTTAactgaaaaaaaagttaaactagaggagaaaatgtcaaaaatggTGTCTCTAGAGTCTGATAACACTGAACTTAAAAACCAGTTGAATCAGATAACTGAAGATGCTGAAAAGCTAAATGGAATGTCAAATGGTTTACAAGTTGAAATTcaggaaaaattgaaaaactctgAGAAAAATCTGGGATTGTCCTTGGAGAAGAGTAGCAAATTAGAAAAGGATATTGTCAAACTTATggaagaacttgaaaaatctcttaagtggacaaaatccTCTAAGTTGTTGTCAAATGCAACAAACcagagtaatttcaataagaaaggacTAGGAAGTCTGAACATCACTCCTCCTTTTAATCCTCACAGAAAGTATGTGtttgtgtctgacaatctgctTTGTCTTCATTGTGGTAAAAATGGGCACTTAAAGAGAGAGTGTGCTGGCTGGAGAAACTCCTATGAAAGACTCTCTAATTATGATGAAAGGGAAAACTTACCAAAAGAGAGACCTGGTCCTCCAAAGCATGTTTCAACTGATAGATTTTCATAG